Within the Musa acuminata AAA Group cultivar baxijiao chromosome BXJ2-9, Cavendish_Baxijiao_AAA, whole genome shotgun sequence genome, the region GTTTGAAAATATTAATTAGATAGGAGTAAAGATATTTTCTGGTAAAATCAGATAAAGATAAATAATGTTTTAGAAGCACCACCAAGTGGTTGAGCAGATAGAGATATTCTAAAGTTGGTACATCACCTTGCAAGAAAACTGCAGCCAACTACGTTTTTCAAGACAACCTGTCTTCATCAGCCACTTCCATGAACATAAATTGGTAAAAGGCCGACAATTTACTTGATAATTTTAAATATCACAAACAAGAACAATATTTTTAAAGATCTTATTCGGTAATCTAATATACTGCTGCTGGGTGGCAGAAACACAGAAATGAcattcaaaaggaaaaaaaagaattagatgaCCTCTTTGACGAAAAAATTTGGAGACAATAATGAAACAGAACCCAGTTGTGTTTAATTAGGAGACTGAAAAAGAGGAATCCATGGACAATTTTCTGATACCTGGTTCACTTGGTAactccctaaaacaaaataattgcAATCATATTATGTCTCAGTTCATAATAGTTGCCTCATGTAAGAATATTGTGCCCCTCTCATGTAAAACAAATTATGGATTGTAACTTCACGCATATGTACCATTAAAATTCTTACATTATCTGTAGCACTGATAACCTGGATTGTAGCTTCACGCATATGTACCATTAAAATTCTTACATTATCTGTAGCACTGATAACCATTAAGTTTAAAACATTGATCATTGAAGATTTGATTACCACGGTTATAGACATATCCAGCATCAAATGATTCAAATCATTCCTAAACTAGCAATTCAACAACCACAGTCATGGACATATGCAAGTCCAGCACCAAATCATTCCAAACTAGCAATCCTCTCTCATGTTCCAAACAGCACCAAAGTCATACTATTCTTGCTCCAGCTGTATTTCTGTTTGTGGTCCTGTCACTTCTCAAGTCACCAAAATATTATCCAACAAACATGTAGGATAGATAATCACTGAATCTCCTATGTATAGGTCTTATCCTGTGTCCTTCTACTGGCACAGGCTTGTACAAATTCACAGGTGAGAATGATCATTCCCTATCAGTAGTAACAAAAGAATATGCAAACACGACAGACATGTAACTAGACATTCTGAGTCCGAGGACAGGTTGGAACTCAAGGTTTCAAACTTTAGAAATTGCAATATTAGTTAATTCTTTCTTATTAATACTATTATATAGGTCACAACAGTTTGGTATTTAAAGTTGGCCTCAGACTAGTGCAAAAGTAGCTAAACAAAAATTGTATTTAATTATTTTCCTGACATTTAAATTCATAAACACCCTTCACACAAGTCGAAATTATCTTCCCTACCTACGAATAGCTTGAGTTAAAAATGCCCATTACAAATAGATGCAATTGGTGCTTCAATCActagatgaagagagagagagagagagagagaggcattacCTAGTATACTCTTGTATAAGCCTATTACCGTTTAGAATCCCAGCTTCTCAAAAGTGGTTACTATGTTCCTCATTGTTCCACCATTCACTTCCCGGCACACTAAGTTCCATAATATATGCTCTCTTATGCAGATTCTAAATGAAAAATAATGTGTAAGGATCATTCCTTTTTGGAAGACAATACTGATCCCATTCCCAACATGAAATCATATAAGCTTATTGCTCTCCTTGATCCGTGCACAACCTGTCATCCTTAATATCTTTGAAATGACTAGTAAACCTAAACACAAATTTTTTAGACTAATTTTATTAAGAAAATTTACCGAGAAACTGGCAGGAGATGAGCAGAAATCCACATATAGAAATACTGCTTCTTTATAGAAACACAAACCTATTGCTTCCTAGAAGCAAACAAACAAACTAATACCGTTATCTTTTGAGAGTTTCCTATTTCAGATCATCTACGACCAAATAGACAAGAGTCAGGAACAACCCACAGATGTCTATTATCAAGAACACAACATACGAACCAAAAGTCCATCAAGTCATAATCTCAGACGAGAAGTCAGACATTATGGGCTTTTGATTTTCCCAGATCAAATCAAAGACACGGAGTAAACGAGGGGAACCTGGGCAGATATGACCTCCCACAAGCGCATGGGGCCGACGGAGGAAGCGCCGTAGTGAGAAAAGAGGGGAGAGAGCACGTCGTGAGGTAATGCTTCCGGCAGATGCCGGACCAGAAGGGTCGCCGCCGCCACCCCAGGGGCCCTCGGCTGCGGGATATAAACTAAATccgttctcttttgagaagttccTCTTTCAGATCATCTAAGACCAAATCGACGAGCGTCAAGAACAGCCCACAGATGTCTATTATCAAGAACACAACAAACGAACCCAAAAGTCCTCAAAATGACAAGCTCAGCCGAGAAATCAGACATTATGAGCTTCCGATTTTCCCAGATCAACATCACACGTAAGGGACCAAAGATACGGAGGAAACGAGGGGAACTGGGGCAGAAATTACCTCCCACCAGCGCAAGGGCGGACGGAGGAAGCGCCGTAGTGAGAAAAGAGGCGAGAAAGCACGTCATAAGGCATCGCTTCCGGTAGATGCCGGACCAGAAGGGTCGCAGCCGCCGCGACCCCAGCACCACCCGAGGAGCCCTCGGCTGCGGGCACCGAGttcggcggcggaggcggcgccATCCGTGGTTCATgaggcggcggtggcggaggggtAGGATGGAAGGTTCTCGACATTCGCCCGACGAATGGCTCCGCTTCTAATTCTTCGTCTTCTAGGGCTTCAACTTCAACTACAGCCGGGACAAGAGAGGCGGAGGTGAAGTCAACAGGGCGGTGTCTGGACTCCGGGTGAGAGGGATGCATTGCACGTGATTTATCGTGGGTAGTAAAAGTAGAGAATCAGCCAATGTCCATCAATTAATGGGCCGAAGTCCAAATTGCTCCATCTCGGTCCGCTAAGGCCCACATTGACCGGCCCTGTATCAGGTTTGACCATTGTAAGATACTTGATGTTGAATCCATGGGATCTGATTAAGATAATTCATTAACATCCTGAAAATAATCAATATGATTCTCAAGcacacatataaataaatatacatatatatatatatatatatatatatatatatatatatatatatatatgctagttAGAAAAATTATATGACTAATTCAGGTCGCATCAGACAACATAAatgatattttgtatataatcCAGTGGGATGAGAATGAATTGGATGGGGGCAAATTAGGTGAGATTTTCTTCCTAATTTGTTGAATGATAAATCATAATGTACCAACTATTTGAAGTCGATTATATGGATAAagctatataaaataatatttcaagttaaacaaaaaaaatttaatgtttcaAGCATAGTCAATGCAAGTCGACCTTTTTTAACTGTTTCATTGTTTCCAGTAACGATAGGTGAGTGAGATACTGCTCAAatctttgttctttcttatactgTTCTTGCGATCTAACCAAAATCCAAAGTAGATGTGCATTAATTGGCTACAACTGCATGCCTAACTTAATTTCTAATCATCAAGTCATCTCCATGTCAACCCTACAAAATTGCTACCCCGAACAAATCAACTTCCACTTGACATGACCATGATATGACAGTCCACCGCTGAAAACTAGTCCCACCTTACCAAGAACTAATGAATGGTTGGCCAACAAAAAGGTGTCCCTCTCACAGCCACTCTGTCACCGTTCTATGCATTCTCCCATAGAATGGAGTTGTTGGGCAAACATGCAAGCACAGGGAAAAGCAATTTTTTGCTTGCTTCCACACCATCGGAGACTGAGCAGAAAGACCAACACAAAGGTTTTTTATTGTTTGATTGTATCAGATCTACTTATAAATCATCAATTATTTTAAGTATTGTTCGATAAATTTTCATACGATGTCAAAGTAGTGTTTTCCTAGCAGAATTCAACACTATTATCAGCATCAATAACATCAAGGACTGATTGTTATATTTCTCATCTGCAAATGGCTACTACCTGAGCCAATTCATCTTTAGCAAATCGTGCATCTGGGCAAGCCAAACTCCATGGCTGAAAGCTTCCTTGGATCCTCTTGGGATGCCCAAGACTGATGCGTTGTCATGCTCGCTGCACTCTCCAAGGGGACAGCCTATCAGGGACTTCACTGAGCTCATCAGACAACagcttggagagagagagagagagagagagagagatcgtaaTAGCTTCCATCAATCACATTATTGTGATGGCATTTGTTCCCTCATTAGGAGAATCGTAGCTTTCTGTGGACCAAACAATGACAAGAATGTCAACCATACCCTTCCTTATCCTTGATTTCCTTCTGACAATAAGTGATATTATTTTCGATATCACAATCGAGTATTCCCAATATGAAGCAATTCATATGCAAATTGACTTCAAGATTCCTGAGATACAATTGTACTAAAGAACAAGTTGACACCCATATGTCACTGTCTCTGGGATATGGACGTCAATCTCATGGATTTAGTGTTCCTTACCGTGCTCAATTTTCTGATAATTATCCAAAATAATACAAGATGATttgaaaaaataaatcataaaattcaTGAATAATTGAGTTATTCTTGGTCAATTATGTTATATGATAGACTTGACTATTGTAAAAGACACAGAATAGTATGCTGAGGCAATGACTCATTATTAGCCCAAATAATTATTACAATAATACAAAATTCAGAATCTTTTATATTGATGAACAACCAATAGCAGAACATATGATGAACAATAATAGGCTTTTATGTGATATCAATCAATACAATGCATCCGTCATGCTCTTGAACTGTTATTTCaaagaataattaaaattattaaactAATCTCTatgatactctctctctctctctctctctctctaaagctaTCAATTATACTTTATCTCTTCTGGACTCCACCTGATTAGACTCATTAACACATTTATTTTGGAGTCTTTCGGAGACATAACCTCCAAATGTGATGTCAACTTCTCAAGGTTCCAAATCAATCAATTGTTTCCTTTCAAACCCTATGGAAGGAGTGTTATGGGTGTGTGAAAAGAATGAAACTTGTCAAGAATCCAATGTGACAAGCCCATCATGAAAAGACTTTGGTTCAAGCAGGCAATTTCATGGCATCTCCCATTCCTTTCTTGTATGAAATCAaggtgaagaaggaagaggagagtaAAGGCCTACGACGCTTTCAACTTTCTAAGGTGATCAGTCTCCATCATGTGGACGATGGAGAGTTACTTCCATCAGCCATTTTAATGGGAGTAGGCTAGGAGATGTGGAAGAACCCAAAGTTTTACTTGGTCCCCTACCCTATTATTAGTACACCTCAACGCATCAGTAGGAAGCATGCTAAGACTGTTTCATGATCAcatatgataatattttaatgGGAGAAAAGAGGTCATTTTGATTAAGAAATGTGAGATTATTTTTGGAACTTGAAACTTTGTCACTTGGgttgcaaacaaaaaaaaaagcttaaTAAAAATGGATAGAATCTTAAGCCAACATTAGGATGAATTATTGCATTAATTCACTAATTTGAAATATTTACACAACTAAGTCTAATAATCTCATTCATCCCCAGAATTTACtgcaagaaaaaagaaagaaattgctTTGAACCTCTAAAAGTATTATCCATGCAGTTGCATGGAAAAAGCAAAGATTATAAAATCATAGTTCATGTCTCATATAATGACTTAATTAAAATTTGAGATGGTATAAAGGTATAAATAAGGCAGCCCTGACCAATTCGAGTTTCAGCTCAACTTTTAGATGTAATGATATTGATCATGACCTAAGTGTGCTTTCAAACTCCTTTTTTCATTAAGTCTTTTTTGAATCTCCAATTGAGTATTGGATGCCTGTAAATTCTTCTCAAAAATAATGAAGAGAAGATGCCAGTTCATGTTCTTCTTGCTCAGTATCAAacccaaattattcttcacttggcttcattttgTCCATTCATTGTGATCCATCCACACGGCAATtctttgattcccattgcaccaCCATCCTGCTGCTACACATCATTGAATACATGTGTGAATCGTTATTATACTTTATGGAGTCTTCATAATAATTCTTGGACGAAGTCATCTGAACTTTGAGTTCCTTCTCTACTCTCCACTTCGAAAACTGCATCATTTAAACATGCAGAAGAAGCCAATTAACTTTAAGTCGTACAGATTTGAGGGAATCTGAGGCTTAGCCTCATCTTCAATCCAACAAGATAAAGAAATAGAAGCCATCTGATGAACAAACTTAAACCATCTGAGCTATATGACTCGAGTTAAGTCATATAATAGGTAAGATTGTAGCTTCACTTACTCAGTTTGGCCACAGTTAATAGCTAATGAGGCAATTTGACTTATTCTTACACATAAAAGAGACAACTAACCCATCCATGAACCAGAGGTGATGTTAGAAAAACATTCATGTGTGGAATAAAGATTAAGaaagaaatcagaatataagtcagATGATATCTACATTGAACTTGACCCACCCACaagttaataatttatatattttggcCTCCATCAATGTCAAATCTCATATATTTGGCCTTTCTTAGTTCAACTCAAGCacaataaattaaaatatcaacAGATCACTAACTTTTCCCAGAGTATCCACAATAACACACATCCATTGAaaatagtgtgtgtgtgtgtgtgtgtgtgtgagagagagagagagagagagagagagagagagagaggataggtAGGTTTGGAATGAAACCCTCCAAGCACCAAACCTTCCCAACTCGGAGAGGTAAGAGagtgataatatcatatgatggtGATGTGTCAATGAAACAATATAGCCCAATTAATGCTACTTTAATCTGAAGGTGGAGGGTCCATCTGCATCAGGACAAGGTGATAACACATCATCCAAGGCTTGCCATTGGATTAAAATAATCAAAGGTTAAAAATTAGTGAGGAGATGATTATATCTTGTCAGTGAAGCGTCTCATGATGGGGTCTATCCTCATCTAATATAAAAAGATAGAATCTATATTTTGGCCCCATTCAATCTACATCATCACAACATCACCTTTGCTATGGAGAAAAGTCTTTCCACCTTTCCCTCTTCCTCGtatctaatggtctttcttcattAAATATGTCCTCTCTGTATATCTAACATATAAGTTACAATTTAGATCCCATTTCAGTAGTATGCCATTTTGaactattatttatgatataagtCACTCAATGCACCTCATATTTAGTGGTCTTTCTTTATTGAATTCTTCCTTGTGTATGTAACATTTTGATCTTATTAATCCTGCATCAGATGTATATTAGGCATTATTTAACATATGAGTTATCCATCTCATGAGTACTCTTGAGCATAATTCTCATAGTTTTCAGCTAGAGAATCTGATCCCTTCCATTGGTGGAAGGAAAGGTGGGACCCATGATGAGAAGCTTGGTTAGAAGAATATTTGTATCACTTCTAAttcaaagaaagaaacaaagagtACATTGGTTAGTGGAGATACTACTTACCTATCAGATATAACAATCGAATAAAGATGGCATGAACTAGAAAATTGTGTTCTGTGCTATCAATTCATGGCCAAGAGGAGAAAGAATGCAGAAAGCATCATATCCACCGGGTAGATGAATAAGGTTAAAACTTTGAGAACAAGGGAATAAGCTAATAAATGAGAAAAACTAGCTATTATCTTTAGATTTTAGATGATTGTTACTAATAACTAATTGTGTATATTTAAGCCTAGTATCGAGCTATGACACTTCTACGGAAATAGTCTCTCTATTTGTTAGTCGGGTGCGAGCATACGCGAAAAATTATCCCTGAAATAGGTCCAATTATTAAGCTTTATATGACAACGAGGGTTATCATGGCATCAAAAGCAAAGAAAGACATGCTTCATGATTACAAATTCTACTACCTTCTCTAAGAGGACATGGTTTGGGTTCCTTGGAATCAGGTGGCTGCAAATAAGATTCTGTGAGGCTATTTTCCTGATTTCTTTCTAATTCTTAAGTGAAAGGAAGTATGCAAAAGTATCATTATTAAGGCAAAGCTTTCGTTTCTCTAGAAATTTTTTTGTCGGCTGACTCCTTGGAATCAAGTGGCTACAAGTAGTAGTTTGTGAGACCAGTTTGTAATTAGCTTCTTCCTAATTCTCATGTCTTAAGGAAATAAGCAAAGCATCATCACAAAAACAAACacacatctatatcatgattacAAACTTCACTATAGTTTCTATAAACTTGTGGCTGGATATTCTTCCTGATACTTAAGTCCTAAGGAAGCATGCATGGTATCATTATCAAGGCAAAGATCTCTATTTCATGACTACAATATCTGCAACATTTTCCAAGAAAAAAATTGGTTTGCTTCCTCGGAATCAAGTGCTTGCAAATAGCAGTCAGTATGTGAGACTATTTCCTTGGTCTCTTTATAATATCCGAGTCCTAAGTAATCATCCATAAcataattatttcataattacAAACTCTTCCATAGTTTTGATTAGCTTCCTAAATTTCATGATTACAAACTCTACTTTGTGTTATCCTTTAAGTCAAGTATCTGCAATTAGCAGTTTGTGAGTGATACTTATGTCTTAAGTTGGTGTGCCTTATCCTTATCCCATGATGAAAAGGAGTGCAGATAGACACAGCTAACACCTCCCTGAGGTCATGAGAGAGCACGTGCAGTGAGGATAGTAGCGTGTGAGCCTCTTCTCCGTTTTCTGATCCATGGAAGGTGGGATATTGGAGATCAAATGGCTGTTCTTCCCCTCCCACCAAGTCTTGGGGATGAACAGAAAAGCTTAGCTTCGAATGGAGTGCAGTGCAGGCTGTTAGAATTCACCTCCACTTGCACCAACTACTTCAATCAATACAAGGCAAGTTGATAGGGTTTCTGTGATCAGACACAGTGAGGGAAGTCCCCAGGAGCTTCATGTTTGATGCAGGTGATCATAATAACAATGAATACAGATTGGAGAAACCAAAGAATACTCTCATCTCTGTCCTCTGTAGAAGAGTTTAACCTGTATATAGAACTCTGCATGGTACTGAGAGTATCATTCGAACACAAGGCCTTCTCTCTGATACCTTGGACATGAGCGACCTCGTGCAGATCAACGAGACCCTAAAAATCGTTCCGGAGAAGAAATCGGTCCCTCAGATCCTTTCAGATGATCCCTGATCAGAATCCATAGCTTGCCCACGGGTCGTCGAAGCCGTCGCGGTCCCAGTGCTTCGACGCGAACGATGAGATCGCGGTGTTGTGGTCGGTGCTCAGCCCGGTGTCCTGCGACGGGCAGCCCATCGACTGGTTCGAGTTCTGCTCCACCTTGCAGTGCTTGGTCATGGCTGATGGTGATCCTTCGTTTGTGGCGGCTAACTCTCTCAGCATGGCTTCGTCGACGTGGTGCAAGTAGGCCTGTGGAGGGACTTGTGAGTAGTACAGAACTGAATCATGAGGTGGGTTCGAACCCAGCTGGTGGTTCATCATGGCGGAGAAGCCAGGCGGGATAGCTTTGAGGTCAAAGATGCGATCATGGTTGATGAAGCTGGTACTCGGAGGGTAAGGGGGATCCATTAGAGGAAGAGGGGAGGGATCATCTTCAAAGGAGTTGATTGGGCTTCTCTTCAGTGCATTATTCTTGTGGAAGACCCTACACACAACCCATTCATCCTGTAATGATAAGAGTCTGAATTATTCTTCAGTGCAGCCCAAGTAATAGAAGGAATaggggaaaagaagagagagagagagagagagagagagagagagagagagatagagagagaggatggtAAGAAGTACCTTAGCAGACTTGGGGAGATTGGGGAGAGGGTAAGTGCCTTCAAGCCTGAACTCATGCATCACCCAATTAGTCTTCTCTCCTCTGGGAGCTCTTCCTTTGTAGAAGACAAGAGTCTTCTTCATGCCAACGAGGACTCCTTTTCCCCAGTAGATCTCCTTATCTTTCCCTGTGGCTTTCCAGTATCCAGCTTCGGTGGCCCTGTTGGTCCTCAAACCGGTTGGGTACTTCCTGTCCCTCTGGCAGAAGAAGTACAGCTCCTTCCCTCCCATCTTTGCCTTGCCTAACACAACATCAACACGACACGATCATGGATCTCAGAATTCACACATCAAAGATCAAAGCTGGGGAACAGAAGCTTACTTGGAAGATCCCATGGCTCGCACTTGTTCAAGTCGACCTCCCCCATAGCTCTTGCAGTAAAGCTATGGTTGATGATCTTTGGTGTGACGTAATGAGTTATGATCTCCTCATCTGTGGGGTGGAACCTGAAGCCCGGGGGCAACTCCATGCAGACATCTCCATTGTTGAGCACCGAAACATCACCCATGATTGCACCTCCAAAGACGAGGGCTCGCAGATCCCAAGAACAAACTAAAGGGCAGGAAGGACTGGAAGGTGGA harbors:
- the LOC103998184 gene encoding NAC domain-containing protein 92, whose amino-acid sequence is MGDVSVLNNGDVCMELPPGFRFHPTDEEIITHYVTPKIINHSFTARAMGEVDLNKCEPWDLPSKAKMGGKELYFFCQRDRKYPTGLRTNRATEAGYWKATGKDKEIYWGKGVLVGMKKTLVFYKGRAPRGEKTNWVMHEFRLEGTYPLPNLPKSAKDEWVVCRVFHKNNALKRSPINSFEDDPSPLPLMDPPYPPSTSFINHDRIFDLKAIPPGFSAMMNHQLGSNPPHDSVLYYSQVPPQAYLHHVDEAMLRELAATNEGSPSAMTKHCKVEQNSNQSMGCPSQDTGLSTDHNTAISSFASKHWDRDGFDDPWASYGF